The Streptomyces sp. A2-16 sequence CTACAGCCAGTACGGCGACTCCTTCTTCCCGCCGCTGGAGGGCGCGGGCATCCCCTACATCGGCGGTTACGGCGTCACCAACGACGAGTTCACCAGCCCGCTGTCCTACCCCGTCAACGGCGGCCAGCCCACCCTGCTGGCCGGCCTCGGCAAGGAGCTCGCCGCGGCCTGCGGCAACGTCACCCTGGTACGGCCGGACACCATCGTGGGCGACGAACTGCCCGTGCTGCTGGACTCCGGGCTGACCACCGGCGGGCACCGGGCCGCGAGCGACGTGCCGGCGGCGGACGACGCCACCGAGTACTCGGCGCAGTCGACGAAGGCACTCGACGGCTCCACGTCCGGTGCCCCCGGTTCGGGGTCCGCCAAGAAGGGGTGTGTGGTACCCGCCCTCGGCGACCGCACCAGCACCTTCATGGACTCCTTCCGGCGCGCCCGCGAGGACTACCCGGCCGTGCGCACCGCCATGGCGATGGGCAGCGTCGACCAGACGGTGATCGACGCCTCCGGCGGGGCGTCGGGGCCCTACGAGGGGTCGTACATCACCGGCTGGTACCCGGTGGAGAGCGACGCCCGCTGGGACGCGATGAAGAAGGTCATCAACGCGGAGGCATTCGGCGACAACCGCATCGACTCGGCGGACGCGGGGGTGCAGACCACCTGGATCGCCTACACCGTGTTCACGAAGGCCGTCGAGTCGCTCGGCGGCGGCGAGGTGTCCGCCGACAGCGTGCGCGCCACCCTCAACGACGGTCTCAAGATCCCGACCGGCGGTCTGACGCCGACCCTCCAGTGGACCACCCGCGACACCTGGAGCTCCGCCGACGACCTCGCCTCGGTCGGCTTCCCGCGCATGGTGAACGCCCATGTGACGCTCCAGGTGGTGCGCCAGGGCCAGCTCGTGGCGGCGCACCAGGGCTTCACCGACGTGACGAAGACCCTCCAGAACGCGGACGTCAACTGACCCGCGGGGGGCGCCTCGACGCCCCCCGCGAACCGCTCACAGCTGGGTGGCCGCGCGCTCGGTCAGGCTGTACTTCCTGGCGATCGCGTTCCACAGCTGGGCCGCCCTGGCCTTCTCGGTGCTCGCGGTGCCGCTGTCCCGGTTGCCGGCCTGGGTCTGGCCCGTGACGCGGGCCTGGCCCTTCTTGCAGCCCTTGCGGCCGGCCGCCTGGTCCGCCCAGGCCGCGTAGTGGTTGTCGGCGGACGCGGACGCCTGCCAGGCCTTGGTGAGGGAGTCGGTCAGCTCGGCGTGGCCCGGCAGTTGGCCGACGGACAGCGCCTTGAGCCGGGTCACCAGGCCGGTGCGCTGGGCGGCCGCGTCCCGCAGGTCGTTGGCCGCCTGGCCGAGGTTCTTGCAGGACTTCACGTTCGCCACCGCGCTGATCACCGAGGAACGGCTGTTGCCGCTGTCGGCGAGCAGCTTGTCCAGCTCGACGGCCTGCTGCTTCGCGGCGTCGGAGGACGGCGAGGCGGAGCCTTCGGTCGCGGGGGCCGTCGCCGACACGGTCTGGTTCTTGTCGCCCCCGTCGCCGCCCCCGCCCCCGGCGAGCAGCGCGCCCGCGCCGATGCCGAGCACGACGATGCCGATGCCCACGGCGGCGATGACCGGCACGCGCGAGCGTCCGCGGCCGCCCCGGTCGCCCTCGTCGTGGACGTCACCGCCCTGCGGGCCGTACGGCGGCTGGGCGCCGTACGGAGGTTGCTGGGCGCCGTACGACGGTTGGGCCCCGTACGACGGCTGCTGGGCCCCGTACGCGGGCGGTACGGCCTCGGGCTGGGCGAACCGCGGCATCTGCTGTGTGGACGCGGCCCCGCCGTCACCGC is a genomic window containing:
- a CDS encoding ABC transporter substrate-binding protein, whose product is MTGRRFMRSTFLLRHHRPVRATLLAAGALVTCASLAVGCGVVPGTTGGAGGDPIKVMTWAPSDTKSTNKPGMPAFAQAYARWINSRGGINGRKLTVLTCNDHNDGVSAAKCARRAVKENVVAVVGSYSQYGDSFFPPLEGAGIPYIGGYGVTNDEFTSPLSYPVNGGQPTLLAGLGKELAAACGNVTLVRPDTIVGDELPVLLDSGLTTGGHRAASDVPAADDATEYSAQSTKALDGSTSGAPGSGSAKKGCVVPALGDRTSTFMDSFRRAREDYPAVRTAMAMGSVDQTVIDASGGASGPYEGSYITGWYPVESDARWDAMKKVINAEAFGDNRIDSADAGVQTTWIAYTVFTKAVESLGGGEVSADSVRATLNDGLKIPTGGLTPTLQWTTRDTWSSADDLASVGFPRMVNAHVTLQVVRQGQLVAAHQGFTDVTKTLQNADVN